In Parasegetibacter sp. NRK P23, a single genomic region encodes these proteins:
- a CDS encoding polysaccharide biosynthesis/export family protein, whose translation MNIRIIVAAFGTMLLLVSCGVSKKAHQERLYLQGIDSTLAKDVAFPEPLIQKGDLLTIMVYSDNKDASDIYNQQQTGGSANANMNAGNTSNLPATGRGYQVDRNGMIYFHGLGDIKVEGKTKQEVAEMLKHSLDTLLRNPYAVVRFTNKKITVVGEVASPGMINLPDQQVSILDAIGLSGDLTVFGRRDNILVVREENGVRTTGRIDLRSPDIYKSPYFFLKQNDLVYVEPNRRKSAGNDQIFVRNVSIAASLLSVVTVAITLLTR comes from the coding sequence ATGAATATCAGAATTATTGTTGCGGCTTTCGGCACAATGTTGTTGTTGGTCTCATGTGGAGTAAGTAAAAAGGCGCATCAGGAGCGCCTTTATCTGCAAGGGATAGATTCTACTCTTGCAAAAGACGTTGCATTTCCTGAACCGCTTATCCAAAAAGGAGATTTGCTTACGATCATGGTGTATAGTGATAACAAGGATGCTTCTGATATTTATAATCAGCAACAGACCGGGGGCAGCGCAAATGCTAATATGAATGCGGGAAATACTTCTAATTTGCCGGCTACCGGCAGGGGGTATCAGGTGGACAGGAATGGCATGATCTATTTTCACGGCTTAGGCGATATCAAGGTAGAGGGGAAGACTAAACAAGAGGTTGCTGAAATGTTGAAACATTCCCTGGATACCTTATTAAGGAATCCATATGCTGTTGTAAGATTTACCAATAAAAAAATTACAGTGGTGGGCGAGGTTGCCAGTCCTGGGATGATCAATTTGCCCGACCAGCAGGTGTCTATTCTTGATGCGATAGGTTTGTCAGGAGATCTTACCGTTTTTGGGAGAAGGGATAATATTCTTGTTGTAAGAGAAGAAAACGGCGTTCGTACAACTGGCCGGATTGATCTGCGCAGTCCGGATATTTACAAGTCGCCTTATTTTTTCTTAAAGCAGAACGACCTTGTATATGTAGAGCCCAATAGAAGAAAGTCTGCCGGAAATGACCAGATATTTGTCAGGAATGTAAGTATTGCGGCAAGTCTGCTATCCGTTGTAACTGTTGCGATCACATTGCTAACACGCTAA
- a CDS encoding NAD(P)-dependent oxidoreductase, whose amino-acid sequence MYNSPLHDNALKETVLITGAGGFLARNLRAALIEAGYTNILTLGRKPLESTETDYGLHFTDIKLLKAGFEQIDIIFHLASFVPYGRFHLPDPEFYLSNILLTGELVSLYPEARFVFASSVSVFGQPLYLPISISHPFNNPDYYGLSKIAGEVIVRNHRNYAVIRFSSIVGKGMRPVSMLPKMVQQAKGNGIINIWGSGERRQNYIDVQDAVRLCMRCGTSAMCIATLGVGARAYSNLAVAEYIASLTGADIEFSGVDHSPSFEYDAEKEYELLGYSPEITLEQTITSMLV is encoded by the coding sequence ATGTATAACTCACCTCTTCATGACAATGCGCTCAAAGAAACTGTACTGATTACTGGTGCGGGAGGTTTTCTGGCGCGTAATCTTAGAGCAGCGCTCATAGAGGCGGGCTATACCAATATTCTTACCCTTGGAAGAAAGCCATTGGAAAGCACTGAAACTGATTATGGCCTGCATTTTACAGATATTAAGTTACTGAAAGCCGGTTTTGAACAGATTGATATCATCTTCCACCTCGCTTCTTTTGTACCATACGGAAGGTTTCACTTGCCTGATCCTGAATTTTACTTATCCAACATCTTGCTGACGGGCGAACTGGTAAGTCTTTACCCCGAAGCGCGCTTCGTTTTCGCCTCCAGTGTTTCCGTTTTTGGTCAGCCATTGTATTTGCCGATATCCATCAGTCATCCATTCAACAATCCGGATTATTACGGGCTTTCAAAAATAGCTGGTGAAGTAATTGTAAGAAACCACCGGAATTATGCCGTGATCAGGTTTTCTTCAATTGTAGGAAAGGGAATGAGGCCGGTCTCAATGCTGCCCAAAATGGTGCAACAGGCGAAAGGAAATGGCATTATCAATATCTGGGGCAGTGGTGAAAGGAGGCAGAATTATATTGATGTGCAGGATGCTGTGCGTTTATGTATGAGGTGTGGTACTTCAGCGATGTGCATAGCAACACTTGGAGTGGGTGCCAGGGCTTATTCGAACCTTGCTGTTGCGGAATACATAGCTTCACTAACCGGCGCGGACATTGAATTTTCCGGAGTCGACCATTCTCCTTCCTTTGAGTACGATGCTGAAAAAGAATATGAATTACTGGGCTATAGCCCAGAGATAACACTTGAACAAACCATAACATCTATGTTGGTATGA
- a CDS encoding HTTM domain-containing protein, producing MERYFSFIRRLINKKTGGEGLGVFRIVYSMVFLCEVAQLFNFRHLIFDKVPFIEPSDMDTTPAMICWMIAIVFLMFGCFTRQAALLNYLFSIVFIATLKTYEYHMFYLYMGINALLIFVNTSSCYSIDVLRTRLKTSWSPAFPPNNSRVSVLNYHALVLIGIAFVYFDSVFFKFDSSLWRNGLGLWLPASVPQVAFLDYQWLLDQKAVVIFLGYLTLFFEVVFLFLFGFRKFWPYLFVIGICLHLGILLVFPIPWFALGVIAFYLLLIPASFWRRLFARLKADTPKFSLTFKEQNTFLRKCAITLSFFDVFDVFKLNVAQNGASQEVDDGDGGKSNPVFILSTVSNGHTLSGFKAFRKACLFVPGLFLPGLLLFLPGVAHVAGSIFCKLGQSSNPPAGSNFSRKEVVPADQIAVADVAIWKTYLVGSAFLVLTMLQVISTYRSPLITRVVKSAGIENTFVGKLLKNISWESQKFSKTYFGITGHSVFLDSHFEGYNHIIALEFIGENGERKWLPIIEKDGRPGCLLSGPTWAKWSFRINGPSVNEDNLLSGFRDFTAYWLIKNDMPVDGAKFIVWVKKIRTPQSWEKGFLKSQRNQQWIEAGTGFWEKQKFILKVKDVESI from the coding sequence ATGGAGCGGTATTTTTCTTTCATCCGGCGCCTTATCAATAAAAAAACAGGTGGAGAAGGACTCGGCGTATTCAGGATTGTGTATTCAATGGTTTTTCTCTGCGAAGTAGCACAACTCTTTAATTTTCGCCACCTTATTTTCGATAAAGTGCCTTTTATTGAGCCATCAGACATGGATACAACACCAGCTATGATCTGCTGGATGATTGCGATAGTATTCCTGATGTTTGGCTGCTTCACCAGGCAGGCCGCTCTTTTGAATTATTTGTTTTCCATAGTTTTTATAGCGACTTTAAAAACGTATGAGTATCATATGTTTTATCTCTATATGGGGATTAACGCTTTGCTGATCTTTGTTAATACTTCTTCCTGTTATTCGATTGACGTATTAAGAACCCGACTAAAAACTTCCTGGTCGCCAGCTTTTCCACCCAACAACTCCAGGGTTTCAGTCCTCAATTACCATGCACTCGTTTTGATTGGGATCGCATTCGTTTATTTTGATTCCGTGTTCTTTAAATTTGATTCTTCTCTTTGGAGGAATGGCTTAGGTCTTTGGCTTCCCGCATCCGTGCCTCAGGTCGCTTTTTTGGATTATCAATGGCTGCTGGATCAAAAGGCAGTCGTTATTTTTCTTGGATATCTTACCCTTTTCTTCGAAGTCGTTTTTCTCTTCCTGTTTGGATTTAGAAAGTTCTGGCCATATCTTTTTGTGATTGGGATCTGTCTGCATCTGGGCATTTTATTGGTATTCCCTATTCCATGGTTTGCATTAGGCGTTATCGCCTTTTATCTCTTGCTTATTCCGGCTTCATTCTGGAGAAGATTGTTTGCTCGTTTAAAGGCTGATACTCCGAAATTTTCACTCACTTTCAAGGAACAAAATACTTTTTTGCGCAAATGCGCGATTACTTTGTCCTTTTTCGATGTATTTGATGTTTTTAAATTGAATGTGGCGCAAAATGGCGCATCGCAGGAAGTCGATGACGGGGACGGGGGCAAGAGCAACCCTGTTTTTATCCTGTCAACGGTTTCGAATGGTCATACGTTGTCCGGATTCAAGGCATTCAGAAAAGCTTGTCTTTTTGTACCCGGCTTGTTCTTGCCGGGCCTCCTATTATTTCTACCTGGAGTAGCTCATGTTGCCGGTTCGATTTTCTGTAAACTTGGTCAATCTTCCAATCCGCCCGCTGGCAGCAACTTCTCCCGTAAGGAGGTTGTCCCAGCAGATCAAATAGCTGTTGCTGATGTTGCAATATGGAAGACTTATCTGGTAGGATCAGCATTCCTTGTGCTTACAATGCTTCAGGTAATATCCACGTACAGGTCTCCTCTTATTACAAGGGTCGTGAAGAGCGCAGGAATAGAAAATACTTTTGTTGGCAAATTATTAAAGAATATAAGTTGGGAAAGTCAGAAATTTTCGAAAACATATTTCGGTATTACTGGTCATTCCGTTTTTCTGGATAGCCATTTTGAAGGGTACAATCATATTATTGCACTTGAATTTATCGGAGAAAACGGAGAACGGAAATGGCTCCCCATTATCGAAAAAGACGGCAGACCAGGATGTCTACTTTCAGGACCAACATGGGCCAAATGGTCTTTTAGGATCAACGGCCCTTCCGTAAATGAAGACAATCTGTTGAGTGGATTCCGGGATTTTACGGCTTATTGGCTGATTAAAAATGACATGCCGGTTGATGGCGCAAAATTTATTGTATGGGTAAAAAAAATACGTACCCCGCAATCGTGGGAAAAGGGCTTTCTTAAATCGCAAAGAAACCAGCAATGGATAGAGGCTGGAACTGGATTTTGGGAGAAGCAGAAGTTTATTTTAAAAGTAAAAGATGTAGAAAGCATATAG
- a CDS encoding acetyltransferase encodes MKRLAIIGSGDLGQQIAYHASSDNHYQVAGFFDDFQQKGILKHGYPILGGVDDVEQVFRENGFDVLMIGIGYKHFAVRSGLYDRFAASVPFGTIIHSSCYVDRSCKVGTGSVVYPGCTLDMGVEIGNNVVLNTGCVIAHDSSIGTHSFLSPGVRVAGFVHVERGVSLGIGTILIDNIRVGAGIRTGAGAVVINDILTPGLYVGVPANFKKPI; translated from the coding sequence ATGAAAAGACTGGCTATTATAGGATCAGGTGACCTTGGGCAGCAAATCGCTTATCATGCCAGTTCGGATAACCACTACCAGGTAGCAGGGTTTTTTGATGATTTTCAGCAAAAGGGTATCCTGAAGCATGGGTATCCGATATTGGGAGGTGTTGACGATGTTGAACAGGTTTTCAGGGAAAATGGATTTGATGTGCTGATGATAGGAATCGGATACAAACATTTTGCTGTAAGATCTGGTTTATATGACCGGTTTGCGGCATCTGTTCCATTCGGGACAATTATTCACAGCAGTTGTTATGTGGACAGGAGTTGTAAGGTGGGGACCGGCTCGGTTGTTTACCCCGGATGCACGTTGGATATGGGCGTGGAGATTGGAAACAATGTTGTGCTGAATACAGGCTGCGTTATTGCGCATGATAGTAGTATTGGCACACACTCTTTTTTATCACCAGGTGTTCGGGTAGCAGGGTTTGTTCATGTTGAAAGAGGCGTGAGTTTGGGAATAGGTACAATTTTAATTGATAATATCCGTGTTGGTGCAGGCATCAGGACAGGCGCCGGGGCAGTTGTTATCAACGATATATTAACCCCGGGTCTGTATGTAGGCGTACCCGCTAACTTTAAAAAACCAATATGA
- a CDS encoding HAD family hydrolase — protein MSKVVFFDVANTLLYKPDLYPRMEEVLRKHGYNVSHEELERKHRLLSEVIIFPDQTSRAFYMHFNTELLYLLGIVPDEKIVTELFEACTYLPWAGFPDIDALREINLPKGILSNWDITLPEKLKEHVNSHFSWILGSQLKGIRKPDPAFFKIMVESAGCEPGELVYVGDSVRLDIVPALQMGIRAILIDRPGIYPNSGLTRISNMKQLINLI, from the coding sequence ATGAGCAAAGTCGTTTTTTTTGATGTGGCCAATACGCTTCTCTACAAACCTGACCTTTACCCCAGGATGGAAGAAGTATTAAGAAAGCATGGTTATAATGTTTCTCATGAGGAACTTGAGCGAAAGCACAGGTTGCTGTCAGAAGTTATTATTTTTCCGGACCAGACTTCCAGAGCCTTCTATATGCACTTTAACACGGAGTTGCTTTATCTGCTGGGGATCGTTCCCGACGAAAAAATAGTGACGGAACTGTTTGAAGCCTGCACTTACCTGCCCTGGGCAGGATTCCCGGATATTGATGCGCTGCGTGAAATCAATTTGCCCAAAGGGATATTGTCTAACTGGGACATTACGCTTCCTGAAAAACTAAAAGAACACGTAAATTCTCATTTTTCCTGGATACTTGGGTCTCAGCTTAAGGGGATTCGGAAGCCCGACCCTGCTTTCTTTAAAATCATGGTTGAGTCAGCAGGGTGTGAACCCGGGGAACTGGTATATGTGGGGGACTCTGTTCGGTTAGACATTGTTCCGGCCCTACAAATGGGTATCAGGGCCATACTCATTGATCGGCCGGGGATTTACCCCAACAGTGGTTTAACCAGAATTTCAAACATGAAACAACTGATAAACCTGATATGA
- a CDS encoding UpxY family transcription antiterminator, with protein MNLSRNWYAVYTKPRWEKKVNQLFRQNGFETYCPLSKYRRKWSDRVKIVEEPLFKSYVFVRLAENEHARVRTIDGVVNFVYWCGKPAIVKDEEIVIIRKFLNEHQGAEIVQVQLKEGVKAVVQQGIFMNEEGLVVKVRHKTVELRLERLGVALIATLDRNNVLPMAK; from the coding sequence ATGAACTTATCCAGGAACTGGTACGCCGTTTACACCAAGCCCCGATGGGAAAAGAAGGTGAATCAACTTTTCCGTCAGAACGGATTTGAAACCTATTGTCCCCTTTCCAAATACCGCCGCAAATGGAGCGATCGCGTCAAGATCGTGGAAGAACCACTTTTTAAAAGTTATGTCTTTGTCCGCCTTGCGGAAAACGAGCATGCCCGGGTGCGCACCATTGATGGGGTGGTGAACTTCGTGTACTGGTGCGGCAAGCCCGCCATTGTTAAAGATGAAGAAATTGTGATCATCCGTAAGTTCCTGAACGAGCACCAGGGCGCCGAGATTGTGCAGGTGCAGTTGAAGGAAGGGGTGAAAGCAGTGGTGCAGCAGGGCATCTTCATGAACGAGGAAGGACTGGTGGTGAAGGTGCGCCACAAAACCGTGGAACTCCGGCTGGAAAGGCTGGGCGTGGCGCTGATCGCCACTTTGGACCGGAATAACGTGCTACCGATGGCGAAATAG
- a CDS encoding ATP-grasp domain-containing protein, translating into MKNILITGIGGVVGQGILRNVLDLGLGTKLIGVNVVQVSAGNYMCDRVYTVPYAYEESYIQAIKDICLKEDIGIIIPSTDYEAFYLAEAQHEFDCPVAASPAVVTKMCLDKFLNFKAFEQFNIPFAASCLPSEYKGQFKGCVLKPREGRGSRNIFVNPPQPAGFDDTYVVQEYLDGPEITTTFYTKKDGQLHGFITFVRELEQGNTAKAEVTTMYDPELKPLIERMLRHFPFRGSCNIQSRVTDKGIIPFEINCRISGTNSVRSQFGFKDVAYTVQEYLLNEVPAQPEVVAGTALRVILDIIYPGMKLSDITNKEDKFYIR; encoded by the coding sequence ATGAAAAATATTTTGATTACAGGAATTGGTGGTGTAGTTGGACAGGGAATTCTAAGAAACGTCCTTGATTTGGGTTTAGGGACAAAGTTGATCGGGGTAAATGTTGTTCAGGTTAGTGCGGGCAATTACATGTGTGATCGCGTGTACACGGTTCCCTATGCCTATGAAGAAAGCTATATTCAGGCCATCAAGGATATTTGTCTTAAAGAGGATATTGGTATTATTATTCCTTCAACGGATTATGAGGCTTTCTATCTGGCGGAGGCACAACACGAATTTGATTGTCCTGTTGCTGCTTCACCGGCGGTAGTTACGAAAATGTGTTTAGACAAGTTTCTTAATTTTAAGGCCTTTGAACAGTTCAATATCCCTTTTGCCGCTTCATGTTTGCCTTCTGAATATAAGGGTCAGTTTAAAGGGTGTGTGCTTAAGCCACGGGAAGGACGCGGATCCAGGAACATTTTTGTTAACCCACCTCAGCCTGCAGGGTTTGATGACACCTATGTAGTTCAGGAATACCTGGATGGCCCTGAGATTACCACTACTTTTTACACGAAGAAAGATGGCCAGCTTCATGGGTTTATCACTTTTGTCAGGGAACTGGAACAGGGAAATACCGCGAAAGCGGAAGTGACAACGATGTATGATCCTGAACTCAAGCCTTTGATCGAGAGAATGTTGCGTCATTTCCCTTTCAGGGGTTCGTGCAATATTCAATCCAGAGTAACCGATAAGGGAATCATTCCTTTTGAGATAAACTGCCGGATTTCCGGCACGAATTCCGTAAGATCACAATTCGGCTTTAAAGATGTGGCTTATACTGTTCAGGAATATCTTCTGAACGAGGTACCAGCGCAGCCTGAAGTTGTTGCCGGCACGGCGCTCAGGGTGATCCTCGATATTATCTATCCCGGTATGAAACTCTCGGACATCACGAATAAAGAAGATAAGTTTTATATCCGTTAA
- a CDS encoding acyltransferase: MQEPVSSPYYIHPSAIVDEGAQIGAGTRIWHFSHVMPGASIGERCILGQNVYIDASVQIGSGVKIQNNVSVYKGVSVADDVFLGPSVVFTNVMNPRAFIERKQEMRPTVIEKGASVGANATIICGITIGEYAMIGAGAVVTRDVPPFALMTGVPAKRAGTVDKEGNITG, translated from the coding sequence ATGCAGGAACCAGTTTCATCCCCTTATTATATACATCCGAGCGCCATTGTGGATGAAGGCGCGCAAATCGGGGCCGGTACCCGTATCTGGCACTTCTCCCATGTTATGCCCGGCGCTTCTATCGGAGAACGTTGTATTCTGGGCCAGAATGTGTACATCGACGCGAGCGTACAGATCGGGAGCGGCGTGAAAATTCAGAACAATGTTTCGGTTTACAAAGGTGTTTCCGTGGCCGACGATGTGTTCCTCGGCCCTTCGGTCGTGTTCACCAATGTAATGAACCCCCGTGCGTTTATTGAGCGGAAGCAGGAGATGCGCCCCACGGTGATCGAAAAAGGGGCCAGCGTTGGCGCCAACGCCACCATTATCTGTGGCATCACCATCGGGGAATACGCGATGATCGGCGCCGGCGCCGTGGTAACGAGGGATGTTCCGCCCTTCGCCCTTATGACCGGCGTGCCCGCGAAAAGGGCCGGAACCGTTGACAAAGAAGGAAACATCACAGGGTAA
- the rffA gene encoding dTDP-4-amino-4,6-dideoxygalactose transaminase, whose translation MIPFNKPYLTGLETQYIQEAVQSGKISGDGIFTKKCHRFFEERYGFGKCLLTTSCTDALEMAAILIDIQPGDEVIMPSYTFVSTANAFALRGAKIIFADSGSENPNMNVALLEPLISDRTKAIVPVHYAGIACEMDGIMDLADKYGLWVVEDAAQAIDGYYKGKPLGGIGHLGAFSFHETKNIISGEGGMLIINDERFRERAEIIREKGTNRSAFFRGEVDKYGWVDIGSSFLPSEVISAFLYAQLEQLDAIQEKRKAIWQRYWDGLYGQLPQKGIKFPHFIEGSTNNAHMFYLVCSDLEQRGRLIEALKSAGAWAVFHYLSLHKSPYYTSKHTGAELPWSDFYSDTLLRLPLFYELTAQEQQLIIETILKAA comes from the coding sequence ATGATTCCATTTAACAAGCCATATTTAACTGGGTTAGAAACGCAATATATTCAGGAGGCGGTACAATCGGGCAAAATTTCAGGTGATGGAATATTCACCAAAAAATGCCACCGGTTTTTCGAGGAGCGTTATGGCTTTGGAAAGTGCCTGCTCACTACCTCTTGTACTGATGCATTGGAAATGGCGGCGATATTGATAGATATTCAGCCGGGTGATGAGGTGATTATGCCTTCCTACACTTTTGTTTCCACCGCTAATGCTTTTGCCCTCAGAGGCGCTAAGATCATTTTCGCAGATAGTGGAAGCGAAAATCCTAACATGAATGTTGCCTTACTTGAACCATTGATTTCGGACCGCACAAAAGCCATTGTGCCGGTGCATTATGCGGGCATAGCGTGCGAAATGGACGGCATTATGGATCTGGCGGATAAGTACGGTCTTTGGGTAGTGGAAGATGCGGCGCAGGCCATAGATGGTTACTATAAGGGGAAGCCTTTGGGAGGAATAGGCCACCTTGGCGCTTTCTCGTTTCATGAAACTAAAAATATTATTTCGGGCGAAGGTGGAATGCTGATTATTAATGATGAGCGTTTCAGGGAGAGAGCTGAAATTATCCGGGAAAAAGGGACTAATCGTTCGGCATTTTTCAGGGGTGAAGTGGATAAATACGGATGGGTGGATATAGGCTCCTCGTTTCTTCCTTCTGAAGTGATTTCCGCGTTTCTGTATGCACAGCTTGAACAACTGGATGCCATACAGGAAAAAAGAAAGGCTATCTGGCAAAGGTATTGGGATGGATTGTACGGGCAGTTGCCCCAGAAAGGAATAAAGTTCCCTCATTTCATTGAGGGCAGTACGAACAATGCACATATGTTTTACCTTGTGTGTTCGGACCTGGAGCAGAGAGGGCGGTTAATTGAAGCTTTGAAAAGTGCCGGAGCCTGGGCCGTTTTCCATTACCTGAGCCTGCACAAAAGTCCATATTATACTTCTAAACATACTGGTGCTGAATTACCCTGGTCTGATTTTTATTCCGACACTTTACTCAGGCTTCCTTTATTCTATGAGCTCACCGCGCAGGAACAACAGCTCATTATCGAGACTATATTAAAAGCCGCTTAA
- a CDS encoding polysaccharide biosynthesis tyrosine autokinase, whose protein sequence is MEFFLRYRRYLPWILVSLLLAFLASFLYLRYTPKRYSAKGMMIIRNDNSKGGGEDKFESLITGFDGGVNLNNEILVLKSVSLVKDVVKRLGLEVNYSAVGDIKSTLLYREKPIAIEMLSPLETTGFQFQVTVLTAKEFQLNKGKTTYLFGQPFKNEKGIFRINFDSSWLASSQNTREFIISGAPLNDAAERYISSLSVVRSNERADIVEVSFVSTDNLLSSDFVNMVMKVYAERSIEDKNRIASNTISFIEDRLDSIQTELSGVEGDLQVFQENSQAVGLDVQTSQYYSNITEIDSRINELLVKKKILAWLKDYVANKKNQTDPVPVNLGLEEPTILSLIAAYNQLQLERTALLNTVPEKNPVIKDVDSRLEKLRGDILEGLKSINNSYDISLNLLQQNMSKLQGNARSVPGKARKLLNIERQQKIKEELYLLLLSKREEVAIGAAGVLPTSDVLEEATARPRVVEPIALSVYLRFLLVGLVLPLLIIAIREMLNDKVTTRNDVSSNTSTPVIGEVGRSSEQQTLIVTRNNRSYISEQFRSIRTNMSYVLGQVDHSVILITSSMSGEGKSFISTNVGAAFALSGKKTLVLEFDIRKPKVAVNLGIQTKRGLSSYLITEENLASLIVPVKEVDGLFILPCGIIPPNPAEMLLMPKMQELFKWVKNEFDVVLIDSAPVGMVSDAITLAQYADATLYIVRQKYTFKRMTELIEGLYSGKKLPKMSVVVNDVKAEGGYGYGYGYGYGYGYGYGKSSGYFDEEKQQRKLRWSLRRK, encoded by the coding sequence ATGGAGTTTTTCCTTCGATACAGAAGGTACCTGCCCTGGATATTGGTTTCCTTGCTGCTGGCTTTTCTAGCATCTTTTCTCTACCTCAGGTATACCCCCAAAAGGTATTCTGCGAAAGGGATGATGATTATAAGGAATGATAATTCAAAAGGGGGAGGTGAAGACAAGTTTGAGAGTCTTATAACCGGATTCGATGGCGGGGTGAACCTTAATAATGAGATTTTGGTGTTAAAATCCGTTTCTCTTGTTAAAGATGTGGTGAAGCGCCTTGGTCTTGAGGTGAATTATTCAGCCGTGGGGGATATTAAATCCACTTTGCTTTACAGGGAGAAACCGATTGCGATTGAAATGCTTAGCCCACTGGAAACCACGGGATTTCAGTTTCAGGTAACTGTTTTGACTGCGAAGGAATTTCAACTTAATAAAGGAAAAACCACCTATTTGTTCGGGCAACCGTTCAAAAATGAAAAAGGAATTTTCCGAATTAATTTTGATTCGTCATGGCTTGCTTCCAGTCAAAACACACGGGAATTCATTATTTCAGGCGCTCCTTTAAATGATGCGGCGGAAAGATATATCTCTTCCCTTTCTGTAGTCAGGTCCAATGAGCGTGCGGACATAGTTGAAGTGTCATTTGTGTCAACTGACAATCTGCTTTCTTCGGATTTTGTCAATATGGTGATGAAAGTATACGCGGAAAGATCAATTGAGGATAAAAACCGGATTGCGTCGAACACCATAAGTTTTATTGAAGACCGCCTTGATTCGATACAAACGGAACTTTCAGGCGTAGAAGGCGATTTACAGGTTTTTCAGGAAAACAGCCAGGCGGTGGGGCTTGATGTTCAAACCAGCCAATACTATTCAAATATTACGGAAATTGATAGTCGTATTAACGAACTGCTGGTAAAGAAAAAAATACTTGCCTGGTTAAAAGACTATGTAGCGAATAAGAAAAATCAGACCGATCCGGTTCCGGTGAATCTTGGCCTGGAAGAGCCTACTATTCTTAGTCTGATTGCCGCGTATAATCAACTTCAGTTGGAAAGGACGGCATTGCTGAATACGGTTCCTGAAAAAAATCCCGTTATAAAAGATGTTGATTCGAGGTTGGAGAAATTGAGAGGGGACATTCTGGAAGGGTTAAAAAGTATCAACAACAGCTATGATATAAGTCTTAATCTGCTACAGCAGAATATGAGCAAACTTCAGGGGAATGCCAGGAGTGTACCCGGCAAAGCAAGAAAGTTATTGAATATTGAAAGGCAACAGAAGATAAAAGAAGAACTTTATTTGCTGCTGCTCTCCAAAAGAGAAGAGGTGGCTATTGGCGCAGCCGGCGTTTTACCAACTTCTGATGTACTCGAAGAGGCTACAGCAAGGCCAAGGGTAGTGGAACCCATTGCTTTGTCTGTTTATTTGCGTTTCCTTCTCGTAGGACTTGTGTTGCCGCTATTGATTATCGCAATAAGGGAAATGCTGAATGATAAGGTAACCACTAGGAACGATGTTAGTAGTAATACATCAACACCCGTGATAGGTGAAGTAGGAAGATCTTCAGAGCAACAGACCTTGATCGTTACGCGGAACAACAGGAGTTATATTTCAGAACAGTTCCGTTCCATCCGGACAAATATGTCGTATGTGCTGGGACAGGTGGATCATTCCGTTATCCTCATCACCTCGTCCATGAGTGGGGAAGGAAAATCATTTATCAGTACCAATGTGGGAGCAGCGTTTGCATTGAGCGGGAAAAAAACTTTGGTATTGGAGTTCGATATCCGGAAACCTAAGGTGGCCGTAAACCTTGGCATCCAAACAAAAAGAGGGTTGAGTTCATACCTTATTACAGAAGAAAATCTGGCATCGTTAATTGTGCCGGTAAAAGAAGTGGATGGGTTGTTTATTCTTCCCTGTGGCATAATTCCTCCGAATCCCGCTGAAATGTTGCTGATGCCTAAAATGCAGGAGTTGTTCAAGTGGGTGAAAAATGAGTTTGATGTGGTGTTGATTGATTCCGCGCCGGTTGGAATGGTGAGTGATGCAATAACCCTTGCACAGTATGCGGATGCGACCTTATACATCGTTCGGCAGAAATATACTTTTAAACGGATGACAGAACTGATTGAAGGGCTGTATTCAGGCAAAAAGCTTCCCAAAATGTCTGTTGTCGTGAATGACGTTAAGGCTGAAGGCGGCTACGGTTACGGCTATGGGTATGGCTATGGTTACGGCTACGGGTATGGAAAGTCATCCGGCTATTTTGATGAAGAGAAGCAACAACGGAAGTTGCGCTGGTCTTTGAGAAGAAAGTAA